The region AGTGGTGCTGCATAAAGGCAGTGACTCATAAGCCAAGTAAATGATCGAAAAAATCACGCCGAAAGTCAGGACTATGCCCTTTTTCGGCTTTGCAAGGATCACAAGGGTTAGGCTGATCAAGTTCAATATAAGTGCAATTGAAATCAAGATCGCTGCCACAGCAAGGTAAGCAGTTGCGGAAATCCCTAATACAACAATCCACGTGCCTAAAATAATAATTGCGTAATCTAGAACTCCTCCTTCTCGCCCACCCAGTGCTGCCAGTATACTTTGCTTAATTGCAGATAGTGCGCCGAAAAATACTTTGTCCGGGGCACCCTTATCAGAAATCACTCCTCTAGACTGCAAGGAAAATATTACAAAGATAAGAATCAACGAGCCGATTGTTACAGGTGGAGATCGAAGGCCAATGCTAATAAGCGCTCGCACCCGCCATCTGGGGGTTCTCATGTGACCCGGAAGAATCCAGTCGATACTTAACGTGACCAGCCTAACCACCCCTATATACTCCACAAGCCTGGATAGGTTTTGCATTATGAACTGCAATGCTGACTCCAGCATGTGTAATTTATTAAAATAGTCCAGAAGCCCAATAACGAATAGTACATACCCGATTATTTGGAACGCTTTCACAATTCCCCATTTTTCGAGCAGTAATCCGTCGACGCACCCCAGCCCATGCAGAAAATCCATCGCAGCCCTCACTTCCAATGGGTGCATCTAAACTACCTAGAATAGTCCAGCCCAGTCTGATTTTTAGCTATAAAAATCAGACTGTCTGTGTTAGCGGCGAACTAGCTGAGTATTGCTTACGGCCTCAGAAACTTTTGCTCCGGCAGTCATGACTGGCAGAAGCACTCCCATGAGTGAATATCGGAAGTAACGTGGGTCAGTCAGCTACACTGCTTCGATAGGTTGCTGCTCGGAGACCTCGAGAATGGCAAGCAAAAATGCAATCGTATTCGCTGGCGGAGGCAGTCTGGGCGCGGTGCAGATGGGTATGTTGCAAGCCCTGGTCGAGGCTAATGTTCAATTCGACTTTGTGGTAGGCGCTTCTGTAGGCGCATCAACGGTGTCTACTTTGCTGCAAGGCCCAATATTGCAGGTGTCGAAGCGCTGGCAGGCTTCTGGCGCGGGCTGAGTAAGAGTTACATCTTCCCCCTCTCCTGGATCGGTACCTGCAAAGGGTTAATCAACCGACGTGGTTTTCTGTTGCAACCAGCGGCGTTTTACCGATTGCTAGGACAGGCACTGCCCATCCATCGCATTGAGGGCGCGGCGCTCCCGCTCCACCGATTTGCTCAGCGATGCCGAGACCGTTCTATCCAGTGGCGAATTCGAGCAAGCGCTATTGGCCAGCGCGGCCATTCCGCTAGTTTTCCCTGTGTACAAATCTCTGATCGGTATTTGGTGGACGGCGGTTTGGACGCGTTGGCCCTGCATACCGTCAGCGTGATGAACATGCGCCAGCTGGTAAGCGACATCGAGCATTTCCGTGCGCTCACCAGCCATCACATCGTTCCACCCTTGTGCCCCGTGGACGTATCGGTGTTTAACTTCGCGCAGGCCGAGCTCTTATTGCAGCGCGCCTATAAGCACCCTTTGGTGGCTGGACGGCGGTGGGCTTGAGCGTACCAAGGTATCAGGTGCCCCTACCCCACCTGGTATCTACGCCGCCGAGCACGCCCATTAGCTTTTCACTTGCCCCAGCTAGCCGAGTACCAGGCCAGAAGAGCTTGTTGGAGGCGCACGTGTAGTTCGAATCTACTCCGTCGGCGGGTGGTGTCGACTTTGGCTTGCTCGCGCGCGCTGAGGATCTAGCCGCCTCGCATGAACTCAGCACGAAAAAGCAAGCAGAGCTACCTTCATTGCCAGCAAACCTACTAGATGGTAGGCTTTCGTTGCCTTCACGGTTCGGAGCTCGCATTGCCATGACGCCTAAGCCGAGAACCTCACGCCAGTCAACGCTTCCCACGGAATTCACCATGAGCAAACAGAAGATCACGTTTCCAAACCCCAAAGGTATAAGCCTTTCAGGTCTGTTTGAGGTACCTGAGTCGCCCAGTGCTTACGCATTGTTCGCACACTGTTTCACCTGTGGAAAAGATATTAAAGCAGCTGCGCGAATTGCCAAGGCGCTGGTCGACAATAACATCGCTGTGCTTCGATTCGATTTCACAGGTCTGGGCGGCAGTGACGGTGACTTCTCCAATAGTAATTTTTCTTCCAACGTTGCCGACTTGGTAGCTGCGGCGGAGTATTTACGTAATACATACCAGGCTCCATCCCTTTTGATTGGCCACAGTTTGGGTGGCGCCGCAGTCATCGCAGCGGCTAAGCACATTCCAGAAGCAAAAGGTGTTGTGACAATCGGTGCTCCTGCTGATGCGACCCATGTTATGAAGCAGTTCAAAGGTCAAGTAGAAGCCATCAGAGACATTGGTGAATATAGAGTGACGCTTGCAGGAAGAGAGTTCACTATAAAAAAACAGTTTCTTGATGATATTGAAAGCCACCAGCAGGATAAAAGTATCGCGAACCTCCGGCGCGCACTGCTTATTTTTCACTCCCCTACCGACGATGTTGTATCGATAGAACAAGCTCAAAAAATTTACCAGACAGCTAAACACCCCAAGAGTTTCATTTCGCTGGACTCTGCTGACCACCTACTCACCAACAGCCGAGACGCAGAGTATGTTGCTTCATGCATTACCGCCTGGAGCTCAAGATATCTATAACTGTATATATATCACCATTGAAAGGTATACCTGTATGCGATACTGCTCAATTTTGGCTCTAAATAAGGCGAGAGAGCAAGGGAAAGAAACACCCCTTTGCTGCGATAGTGAATCGGCACAGCGACAAGAGAAAGAGACTGCCACAAGCAGTTCTTGGTCGATGATGTTCTTAATAGTTCTGGTGACATTTTTCGCGTTAGCTTTAATCAATGCTTCCTAATTCCTACGCCAGCTTGGGTACGAGTATTCGGGGTAACACTGGCGCCCTCCTCTTCAGCGTTCGCCGGTTTCTAATATTGCGCCCATCAACGATGAGCCCAACCTCGAAGCCTAATCGTGAAGCCATCCTACTGGTCTAACGCTTGGCCCCTAACTCCCCTTCAGACCAATCGCACCGGTCAAAGCGCTTACCTGCAACGTCGGCTCAACTCACATCCGTTGCAGGAGTTGCCTGAGCTACCGACATCGCTGAGAGCACAGATAGCTCAACGTCCAGGGGTGCAGCTAAGCGACTGAAGTGCCTTGAAATCAAAATGTGGAGCCGCGTGCAGGCCTCAGGCACAACCTCGCCGGATGTGTTCTCGCCCGTTGACCGGACGAATCTGCACGTCACAAAAAACAGCATTGCGCGATCTACCTACTAGATGGTAGGCTTAATCTGCATTCAAGGAACCACACTCAAATTTTTCATTTCTACGCCTCGGCGTAGCCGCGAGGATCACATGCAAGATTGGAAAAAAGCCCGACAAGACATTAATGCCCGCGTTATGCAGCTGGGCTCGCTTTCACCAGAAACCATCAAGGGCGTAATGGCACTGGGCGGGGCCGGCGCGAAAACCAACCACCTTGATGCGAAGACCCGCGAGCTGATTTCTCTTGCAGTGGCAGTAACCACCCGCTGCGACGGCTGCATTGCTTTCCACGTCGCTGAAGCTAAGAAGCTTGGTGTCACGGTTGAGGAGGTCTCGGAAGCCCTCGGCGTAGCAATCAACATGAACGCCGGCGCAGCTCTGGTTTATAGCACCCACGTGCTAGACGCCTTCGACAAAGAATGACCTAAAAGGGCTTTTGCCCTGGCGAGTCGCCATCCTTTCCCAGTCAGCTCCCCCACTAACACCCGAACTGCTAAACCTCTCAAGGTGATATAAAATGAACGCAGAATCCAAATCAATTACGATCAACGTTTGGTCGGACTTCGTCTGCCCTTGGTGCTGGATTGCAAAACGCCGCTTCGAGATGGCCCTCGCCGATTTCGAACATAAAGACTTGGTTCAAGTGAACTACAAGGCGTTTCGTCTCGCGGCGGGTCAAAAAGCTGCACCAATCAAACAGGTTCTTGTACAGAAGTTTGGCAACGAGCAGTCTGCCAACGGGATGATCCAAGCTGTCGTTGCGAACGCCAGAGAAGTAGGCCTCGTTTACAACTTTGACACGATGCTATTTGGAGACACTACGAAGGCACACGCTCTCGTAAAAGCAGTCGACGATAGCTACACCAAAATGGTTCTCAGCGAACGCCTATATGAGGCCAGCACCACCGACGGTCGCTCTATCTTCGAAGAGAGCTCATTAGCGGAAATTGCGGCAGACGTAGGTATTTCGGCAAGCTTCGTCCAGCGCGCCTGGAATGATGAAGCGCTGCCTAGCTTGATCGCCAAAGATGAGAAAGAGGCTCATGAGATCGCGAACGGCGTTCCTCTGTTTGTCTTCAACAACGGTTTCTACATCTCGGGAGCCCAAACCGTTGACGCTTTCAAACAAGCACTGCAGCGCATGCACTTAGACGCTATCGAAGCCGAATCTTTCCAAGGACAGACCTGCGGCCTAAACGGCTGCGACAACTGAGAAAATACGGTCGCAAGTCAACGATCAACCCTAAAACTTGCTGTAGGCAGTCAGTGTATGAGCAACATCGTGAATGGTATCAACGTTACTAATCTAGAGAGCTTTGCTCACGAAGTAGCTTCAGATGATCAAAAAGCTGAAGCCCGCTTCAATGTCCATACTCAATGGATGGGTCAAACGAAGAGCGTTACGCATGTAACCCAGTGTAGCCTTGCCGGTAAGCGGCTGGAGCGAGACTTCAAGATCGTCTCGGACGAGCCTGTTGAGCTGCTTGGTGAAAATACAGCGCCCGGCCCAATGGAGCTGCTGCTTGCTGCCTTAAATGCATGCATGTCGGTCGGCTACGTGACAAGCGCTGCAGCAAAGGGCATCAAAATTAAAAGCCTTGAGATTGAAACGGACACTAACCTCGACCTGCGTGGCTTCTTGGGGCTTGATGACACCCTCAACCCTGGTGTCAATGAAATTCACTACACTGTGAGGATTTGCGCAGACGCACCTCAGGAAAAAATCGAGGAACTTCATGCAGACGTAATGAAAACCTCACCGAACTTCCATAATATGGCGAGAGAAATCAAAATATCTCCCCATTTGAAGATCATATAAGATCTGGCAGCATCATAGCTGAAAGGCCACCAAAACTGTACCTGGCGGCCTTGAGCAGCACTCTAAGCACAAGCTGGGAGATATTTTCTATGAGTGAAGTTTATGACTTGGATACTGACAAGCTCTATAGAGAGCTCAGCGTACCCAATAGAATACTTGTGGTCTATTTCTCTGCCCCTTGGTGCGGCCCATGTATTGGCATGAAGCCTATCTTTCAAAAGCTCGCTGACGCCTACTCTCAGCTCGCTTCATTTGTACATGTTGATGTCGCTCAGTCCCCAATGGTTGCGAAAACACTGAATATTCACGGAGTTCCTTCAATCGCAGTATTTAGAGAGGGAAAGCTCTCAAAGCTAATCATGGGCTCAAACTCATACAGTGAGTTGCAGAGAATGCTGGAGAGTGAGCTCAAGTACCTAGGTTGACCGATTTCCCACCTCTGACGCGAAAGGTCAACGGATGCTCATTTAGGAAATCTGACTCTACCCAGTGGAAGACTTCTCTTGAATACACGTTTATCTACACCTCTCACCACCAAACGAGCACACCGCGTTGTCTTCCTGACGGCCATCGCGATGATCGCGTTTGCAGCGAACTCCGTGCTGTGTCGAATCGCACTGCGCCACAGCGCTATCGATCCCATCAGCTTCAGCGTCATACGTTTGGTGAGTGGCGCACTGATCTTATGGATGATTCTAAAATTTCAGCGACCAGCAAAAAAGGGCACAGGCTCTTGGGGGGGAGCTGTATCACTCTACGTCTATGCCTTCGCTTTTTCCTACGCGTACCTGAAACTGGACACCGGTACCGGCGCGCTTGTTCTGTTCGGCGCAGTGCAGCTAACCATGCTTGGGTACGGATTTATTCAGGGAGAGCGCATGGGCGTCTTGGCATTGCTAGGCTTAGTGTTGGCGGTTGCTGGCCTTGTCGTGCTTCTTCTTCCTGGATCCAGCGCTCCGCCGCTGACAAGCGTAGTGATAATGCTAGCATCAGGGGTGGCATGGGGGGTCTACTCAATCCTCGGTAAAGC is a window of Pseudomonas sp. DG56-2 DNA encoding:
- a CDS encoding S9 family peptidase — translated: MSKQKITFPNPKGISLSGLFEVPESPSAYALFAHCFTCGKDIKAAARIAKALVDNNIAVLRFDFTGLGGSDGDFSNSNFSSNVADLVAAAEYLRNTYQAPSLLIGHSLGGAAVIAAAKHIPEAKGVVTIGAPADATHVMKQFKGQVEAIRDIGEYRVTLAGREFTIKKQFLDDIESHQQDKSIANLRRALLIFHSPTDDVVSIEQAQKIYQTAKHPKSFISLDSADHLLTNSRDAEYVASCITAWSSRYL
- a CDS encoding co-chaperone YbbN, which produces MSEVYDLDTDKLYRELSVPNRILVVYFSAPWCGPCIGMKPIFQKLADAYSQLASFVHVDVAQSPMVAKTLNIHGVPSIAVFREGKLSKLIMGSNSYSELQRMLESELKYLG
- a CDS encoding DsbA family oxidoreductase; this translates as MNAESKSITINVWSDFVCPWCWIAKRRFEMALADFEHKDLVQVNYKAFRLAAGQKAAPIKQVLVQKFGNEQSANGMIQAVVANAREVGLVYNFDTMLFGDTTKAHALVKAVDDSYTKMVLSERLYEASTTDGRSIFEESSLAEIAADVGISASFVQRAWNDEALPSLIAKDEKEAHEIANGVPLFVFNNGFYISGAQTVDAFKQALQRMHLDAIEAESFQGQTCGLNGCDN
- a CDS encoding DMT family transporter, whose translation is MNTRLSTPLTTKRAHRVVFLTAIAMIAFAANSVLCRIALRHSAIDPISFSVIRLVSGALILWMILKFQRPAKKGTGSWGGAVSLYVYAFAFSYAYLKLDTGTGALVLFGAVQLTMLGYGFIQGERMGVLALLGLVLAVAGLVVLLLPGSSAPPLTSVVIMLASGVAWGVYSILGKASTDTLAATTGNFMMSVPLIVLTALPFISSFHADVVGVTSAVVSGTIASGAGYAIWYAAIRQLSSFRAATVQLSVPVIASIAGVLLLGETFTARLGLSSLTVLGGIALVLSAKQPPSQKLRD
- a CDS encoding OsmC family protein, giving the protein MSNIVNGINVTNLESFAHEVASDDQKAEARFNVHTQWMGQTKSVTHVTQCSLAGKRLERDFKIVSDEPVELLGENTAPGPMELLLAALNACMSVGYVTSAAAKGIKIKSLEIETDTNLDLRGFLGLDDTLNPGVNEIHYTVRICADAPQEKIEELHADVMKTSPNFHNMAREIKISPHLKII
- a CDS encoding carboxymuconolactone decarboxylase family protein encodes the protein MQDWKKARQDINARVMQLGSLSPETIKGVMALGGAGAKTNHLDAKTRELISLAVAVTTRCDGCIAFHVAEAKKLGVTVEEVSEALGVAINMNAGAALVYSTHVLDAFDKE
- a CDS encoding patatin-like phospholipase family protein yields the protein MASKNAIVFAGGGSLGAVQMGMLQALVEANVQFDFVVGASVGASTVSTLLQGPILQVSKRWQASGAG